In the genome of Deltaproteobacteria bacterium, the window AGCTCCTGAAAAAATTTATCCGTATTGGCATCGATGACGATGGGAAAGGTTTTGGTCCTGAAGGCCCTGATGGGAATGGCGGAGACATGCCCGGACCCAACGGGTTCAGCAATCTCGCCGGCGTACAGGTTATAAAGACCCCGGTAGATCAAAAGAGCGATCTGGCAATCGAGTAAGCTGAGATCGATCCGTTGGCCCGTGCCTGTTTTCTCCCGCTGATAGAGCGCCGCCAGGACTCCATGAACGGAAAATAGGCCCCCGGCCAGGTCCCCCATGGGAGCTCCCATACGGACGGGCATTTTCCCCGGCTCCCCCGTGTAGCTCATGATCCCGCCGCGAGCCTGGATGATCAGGTCAAAAGCCGGCCGGTCTTTGAACGGCCCTGTCTGCCCATACCCCGATACGGAACAGCTAATGATCCGGGGGTTGATCCCTTTCAATGTCTCGTAATCGATTCTCAGCTTTTCCAAAACCCCCGGCCGAAAATTGTCAAAGACAACATCGGACTCGCCGACCAAGCGGTAGAAGATATCCAGACCTTCCTTGGCTTTCAAGTCCAAGGTCATGGATTTCTTGTTGCGGTTGATGCTGATGAAATAAACGCTTTCCCCCTGGAAGAAATGGGGCGGCATTCCCCGTCCAATGTCCCCCTCGCCTGGCTTTTCAATCTTGATCACCTCAGCGCCCAGATCAGCCATTATCATCGTTCCATACGGTCCAGCTAAAAGCTGGGATAGATCCAGTATGCGGATGCCCGAGAGTGGTGTGCTCATTCTCATATTTCTTCCTTTGTCAATGTTTCCCCCCTCTTGCAGGAGACTTGCTCACGAATGAACTGCTCAATCTCTTCCAGGGTAGAGTGCACCGGGAAAACACCATCGATTCCTTGGGCCTTTAACAATGGGATATCCTCTTTGGGAATGATCCCCCCGACCAACACCAGGATGTCCTTTATCCCCTTCGCTCGCAACCGGGCCATCAGTTCCTCGGCCAGTTCTATATGGGAGCCGGAGAGGATGCTCAACCCGAGGACATCGACGTCCTCCTGCACTGCCGCTGAGACGATCTGCTCCATGCTCTGTCTCAGGCCGGTATAAATGACCTCCATCCCGGCGTTGCGCAGCCTCTGAATCACTACCTTAGCGCCGACGTCATGCCCGTCCAAACCTGCCTTGGCTATCAAAACCCTTATGGGCCTTGCTTTTTCCATTGCTGACTCCTTGCTTAAACTGTTCTGGGCTCCTTGTATTCTCCGAACACCTGTTTCAAGGTAGCAGTTATTTCCCCGATGGTAGCCCGCGCTTCCACAGCCGGGAAGAGCGCTGGAAAGATATTCTCTTCGTTCTGGGCTGCCTGGCGAAGTCCAGAGAGCGTTTCCTGTACCTTTTTAGGATCTCGGCGGCCTTTCACTGCCTTCAGCCTTGTGATTTGAGCCTCCCGGATCTTTGCGTCTGCCCGGTAGACCTCAAGAGGTTTTTCCTCTTCCTGAGAGGTGAAACGGTTGACACCCACTAATACTTTTTCTCCCCGGGAGATCCTCTCCTGGAGTTCGTAGCTTTGCTTAGCCAAATCTCTTTGTAACGCGCCCTCTTCGATGGCTTTGACGATTCCTCCCCGGCTCTCGATATCGGCCATGGTCTTACGCATCTGCTCTTCCATTTGATTGGTCAAAGATTCTACGTAATACGATCCCGCCAGGGGATCCACGGTATCCGTTACCCCGGTTTCATAGGCTAAAATTTGCTGCACCCTTAAAGAAGTGCGAATGGCCAGGTCTGTGGGAATGGCGTAGGCTTCATCAAAGCAGGCCATGTTTAGAGAGCGCGTCCCGGCCAAAACTGCAGCCAGGCCAAAATAAGCCGCCCGGGCGATGTTGTTCAATGGCTCTGCCGCAGTCATTCCTCCCCCTAATGCTCCGGTAGAGAACTTCAGGCGCATGGACTCGGGGTTTTTTGCTCCATAGCGTTCCTTCATAAGCTTTGCCCAGAGCCGCCGGCCGGCCCTTAGCTTGGCTACGTCCTCGAAGAGATGAAAATTTCTCCCGCCCACGGCCATATGGAACACAACCAGGGGAGCTACTTGGTCGATGGAATAGCCCCGTTTCAGTACCTCGTCAATGTAGGCTAAGGCGTTGAGGAACGGCAGGGAAACGGACTGCTCAGCCTTGGCTCCGTACTCGCAGAGGTGGGTGGCTGAGACGCTGATGGGGTTAAAACGGGGGATATGGTTGATGCAATACTCGATCGTATCGGCGATTAAGCGCATCGATGGCTTGGGCGAAAAGATCCAGGTTCCCCTGGCCACATATTCCTTCAGGATGTCATTCTGGACCGTCCCGCGCAGTTGCTCTGGAACGGCCCCTTGTTTCTTTGCCGCCAGGACATACATAGCAAGGATGACCGCCGCTGTGGAGTTGATCGTGAAGGAGGTGCTCATGCGGTCCAAAGGGATGTCCTCAAAAATCCGCTCCATGTCATCAAGAGTATCAACGGCAACCCCGAGCTTTCCCACATCATACTTGCCTTGAGGATCATCCGAGTCCATTCCCAACTGGGTTGGAAGATCGAAGGCCAGGCTCAATCCGGTTTGCCCGCTCTTGAGCAGGAACTTGAACCGCTTATTGGTCTCCTCGCTGGTGGCCATGCCAGCATAAGGCCGCATGGTCCAGAGCTGGTTGCGGTACATGGTGGGGTAGATTCCCCGGGTGAATGGATAGGCTCCTGGTTCGCCCAGATCGCGCTGAGAATCGAACCCTTGAAGATCCTCGGGTCCGTAAAAAACTTTCACTTCTTTACCAAAACTCGTGTATGCTTCCCGCACGCTCTTTTTCTTTTTGCCGCCTTCTGCGGGGACTCCCCCCTTTTCCACGGCAATATCCGACGTGTTCATCCTTTTCTCTCCTTCTCGATTAGCCGGCA includes:
- a CDS encoding CoA transferase, with translation MSTPLSGIRILDLSQLLAGPYGTMIMADLGAEVIKIEKPGEGDIGRGMPPHFFQGESVYFISINRNKKSMTLDLKAKEGLDIFYRLVGESDVVFDNFRPGVLEKLRIDYETLKGINPRIISCSVSGYGQTGPFKDRPAFDLIIQARGGIMSYTGEPGKMPVRMGAPMGDLAGGLFSVHGVLAALYQREKTGTGQRIDLSLLDCQIALLIYRGLYNLYAGEIAEPVGSGHVSAIPIRAFRTKTFPIVIDANTDKFFQELCDGVGRKDLASDPRFLTRADRLKNKEALYAILEEVFLQKSGEEWLERLESRVPVGPINPVDKALSDPQILSRDMVVETTHRSGEKMKLLGNPIKMSQTKKEVFSPPPALGEHTDQILRELLNFQAAEIQRLRDKKII
- a CDS encoding cobalamin B12-binding domain-containing protein, with the translated sequence MEKARPIRVLIAKAGLDGHDVGAKVVIQRLRNAGMEVIYTGLRQSMEQIVSAAVQEDVDVLGLSILSGSHIELAEELMARLRAKGIKDILVLVGGIIPKEDIPLLKAQGIDGVFPVHSTLEEIEQFIREQVSCKRGETLTKEEI
- a CDS encoding methylmalonyl-CoA mutase family protein, with product MNTSDIAVEKGGVPAEGGKKKKSVREAYTSFGKEVKVFYGPEDLQGFDSQRDLGEPGAYPFTRGIYPTMYRNQLWTMRPYAGMATSEETNKRFKFLLKSGQTGLSLAFDLPTQLGMDSDDPQGKYDVGKLGVAVDTLDDMERIFEDIPLDRMSTSFTINSTAAVILAMYVLAAKKQGAVPEQLRGTVQNDILKEYVARGTWIFSPKPSMRLIADTIEYCINHIPRFNPISVSATHLCEYGAKAEQSVSLPFLNALAYIDEVLKRGYSIDQVAPLVVFHMAVGGRNFHLFEDVAKLRAGRRLWAKLMKERYGAKNPESMRLKFSTGALGGGMTAAEPLNNIARAAYFGLAAVLAGTRSLNMACFDEAYAIPTDLAIRTSLRVQQILAYETGVTDTVDPLAGSYYVESLTNQMEEQMRKTMADIESRGGIVKAIEEGALQRDLAKQSYELQERISRGEKVLVGVNRFTSQEEEKPLEVYRADAKIREAQITRLKAVKGRRDPKKVQETLSGLRQAAQNEENIFPALFPAVEARATIGEITATLKQVFGEYKEPRTV